In Arthrobacter ramosus, one DNA window encodes the following:
- a CDS encoding phosphatase PAP2 family protein → MGVHPQGTSDDESAGGKGELIDDRFVGDTDLARWKTPAGRWLASRAQRLSARLGPYGALILILAAGAVVASLLAFATGGVYEAVTEADGVAALDHPVLEAAMTLRSPALDATATAYTDLGGGIGMPILAVIATAVLVLRRRSWTPAILIVTAAAGSLLMTIAGKQLIGRARPPLSDAVPPYEYSPSFPSGHSLNSFVIAGIVAYLVILRCRSRRARAWTVTAAALFALTIGLSRVFLGHHWLTDVLAAWTLGAAWLVLVITAHRLYLTARKTEKPSHPRGDAQGR, encoded by the coding sequence ATGGGCGTTCACCCCCAAGGCACGTCCGACGACGAGTCAGCCGGAGGGAAAGGCGAACTCATCGACGACCGGTTCGTCGGTGACACTGACTTGGCCCGGTGGAAGACCCCCGCCGGAAGGTGGCTCGCTTCCCGCGCACAACGCCTCAGTGCCCGTCTCGGCCCATACGGTGCGCTGATCCTGATCCTGGCTGCCGGAGCCGTAGTCGCATCACTGCTGGCCTTCGCGACCGGCGGGGTGTACGAGGCGGTGACAGAAGCAGATGGCGTGGCCGCCCTGGACCACCCGGTCTTGGAGGCAGCGATGACCTTGCGCAGCCCTGCATTGGACGCCACCGCCACTGCCTACACCGATCTGGGCGGGGGAATCGGGATGCCGATCCTGGCCGTGATCGCCACCGCCGTGCTGGTCCTCCGGCGCCGTTCCTGGACGCCGGCGATCCTCATTGTGACCGCGGCGGCCGGCTCCCTCCTCATGACCATCGCCGGCAAGCAGCTCATCGGCCGTGCCCGGCCCCCACTCAGCGATGCCGTGCCGCCCTACGAGTATTCCCCCTCGTTTCCCAGTGGACATTCGCTGAATTCGTTCGTGATCGCCGGAATCGTCGCCTACCTGGTCATCCTGCGTTGCCGCTCCCGCCGGGCCCGCGCATGGACAGTGACCGCTGCGGCCCTCTTCGCCCTGACCATCGGCCTAAGCAGGGTGTTCCTGGGCCACCATTGGCTCACCGATGTCTTGGCAGCCTGGACCCTCGGCGCCGCCTGGCTGGTCCTGGTCATCACCGCCCACCGTCTTTATCTCACCGCCCGAAAGACCGAAAAGCCCAGCCACCCCCGGGGCGATGCTCAAGGCAGATGA
- a CDS encoding GNAT family N-acetyltransferase, which yields MRVLRISDAAALAAAYVRNRDYLSPWEPMRPEEYYTVDWQSSDIANRLVAQEAGEAYPLGLFDGDRLVGRFNMAGIVRGPSQSAGLGYWVDGAYAGRGLASAAVHAIVEMARDELGLHRIEASTLLHNAASQRVLLKGGFQQIGMAPRYLQIAGKWQDHNLYQVVLHD from the coding sequence ATGCGCGTACTGCGCATAAGTGATGCGGCTGCGCTCGCAGCCGCATATGTGCGCAACCGTGACTACCTTTCACCCTGGGAGCCAATGCGGCCCGAGGAGTACTACACCGTAGATTGGCAGTCCTCGGACATTGCCAACCGCCTCGTCGCGCAAGAGGCAGGGGAGGCGTATCCGCTCGGGCTGTTCGACGGCGATCGACTCGTCGGCCGATTCAACATGGCAGGAATCGTCCGCGGTCCCTCCCAGAGCGCGGGCCTGGGTTACTGGGTGGACGGCGCCTACGCGGGCCGCGGACTGGCGTCGGCGGCAGTCCACGCGATAGTCGAAATGGCGCGCGACGAACTCGGACTGCACCGCATCGAGGCGAGCACCCTTCTGCACAACGCTGCCTCGCAGCGCGTGCTGCTTAAGGGCGGGTTCCAGCAGATTGGCATGGCGCCGCGATACCTGCAGATTGCCGGAAAATGGCAGGACCACAATCTCTACCAAGTGGTCCTTCACGACTAG
- a CDS encoding dihydrolipoyl dehydrogenase family protein → MSPEDVDLLVVGGGKAGKTLAMDLARAGRNVAMIERSMIGGTCINVACIPTKTLINSGRVLETIRRAAEFGISGAEDPLMELKLLRHRKEDVVETMVKGQLSSFVGSGMEFVLGEAKFVAPRTVEVTLNDGGVRTLRGTDVVLNLGTEPLLPTIEGLPESKVQTSNTLLKLESLPESIIILGGGYVGCEFADLLNTIGVKVTVVQGSGQLLPREDPDIAAAIEQNFTDAGITVRLGTRAQRISRAANGTVTVTLFSGDTVTADDILVAVGRKPMTDGINLEGIGVELDHHGFIRVDDQLHTTAEGVWAAGDAAGTPQFTHASYDDYRVLKTNLAARNGAGKPRSTSGRLIPYSVFTTPELGRVGLSERHARDAGYKVRIAKMSVSAIPRARTVGHLEGIWKAVIDRETNRILGAALLGAEASEVIAAVQMAILAGLDYAAVRDAVITHPTMAEGLNLLFTPAFLED, encoded by the coding sequence ATGAGCCCCGAGGACGTGGACCTGCTGGTGGTCGGCGGTGGAAAGGCCGGGAAAACCCTGGCGATGGACTTGGCCCGGGCGGGCAGGAACGTTGCAATGATCGAACGTTCGATGATCGGGGGGACGTGCATCAATGTTGCCTGCATCCCCACCAAGACCCTCATCAACAGCGGCCGGGTACTGGAAACCATCCGCCGGGCCGCCGAATTTGGCATTTCCGGGGCCGAGGACCCGCTCATGGAGCTCAAACTGCTGCGCCACCGCAAGGAAGACGTCGTGGAGACCATGGTCAAGGGCCAGCTGTCCTCCTTCGTTGGATCAGGAATGGAGTTCGTTCTCGGCGAGGCGAAGTTCGTCGCTCCCCGGACGGTCGAGGTGACCCTGAACGACGGCGGCGTGCGCACTCTGCGAGGCACCGACGTCGTACTGAATCTCGGCACCGAACCGCTCCTGCCGACCATCGAGGGCCTGCCGGAATCGAAAGTGCAGACCAGCAACACCCTGTTGAAACTGGAATCCCTGCCGGAGAGCATCATCATCCTTGGCGGCGGATACGTCGGCTGCGAATTCGCGGATCTGCTCAACACCATCGGGGTAAAAGTCACCGTCGTCCAGGGCAGCGGGCAACTGCTTCCTCGGGAGGACCCGGACATCGCCGCTGCCATCGAACAGAACTTCACTGACGCCGGCATAACCGTTCGGCTGGGGACCAGGGCACAACGGATCAGCCGCGCCGCAAACGGAACCGTTACCGTGACGCTCTTCTCCGGTGACACCGTCACCGCCGATGACATCCTGGTGGCGGTGGGACGCAAACCAATGACCGACGGCATCAATCTCGAAGGTATCGGCGTGGAACTTGACCACCACGGATTCATCAGGGTCGATGATCAGCTGCACACCACGGCAGAAGGAGTGTGGGCAGCAGGCGACGCCGCAGGGACGCCCCAGTTCACGCATGCCTCCTATGACGACTACCGGGTGTTGAAGACCAACCTGGCGGCAAGGAACGGCGCTGGCAAGCCACGCAGCACCAGCGGCCGGCTGATCCCCTACAGCGTATTCACGACCCCCGAACTTGGCCGTGTTGGACTGAGCGAGCGACACGCCCGGGACGCAGGCTACAAGGTCCGCATCGCCAAAATGTCGGTTTCGGCCATTCCCCGGGCCCGGACCGTGGGACACCTGGAGGGTATCTGGAAGGCGGTCATAGACCGCGAGACCAACAGGATTCTGGGCGCCGCCCTGCTAGGCGCCGAAGCCAGCGAAGTCATTGCCGCGGTGCAGATGGCAATACTTGCAGGACTGGACTACGCCGCCGTGCGCGATGCGGTCATCACCCATCCGACCATGGCAGAGGGCCTGAACCTACTGTTCACGCCAGCTTTCCTTGAAGACTGA
- a CDS encoding phosphocholine-specific phospholipase C: MSGLNRRRFLQLSGATAASTAIAEMLGESIARAATIPANRATGSIKDVEHVIVFMQENRAFDHYFGTLKGVRGFGDPHPAILPSGKDAFAQNNGMRDILPYHPTAPNLGMQFMEDLDHSWKLTHEAFNVGKYDKWLPAKSEATMAFYERGDVPFHFALADAFTICDQYHCSLLGPTDPNRYYMFTGWDGNDYEAGGPDLWNAEVGYSWSSYPEELEKAGVSWKVYQDVGDGLTAAGSWGWTGDAHIGNYGDNSLLYLTQYQNSKPGSPLYEKALTGTNAKAGDDLFRIFREDVASGKLPQVSYVVAPEAYTEHSNWPPNFGAWYTANILNILTSNPDVWSKTAVFFMYDENDGFFDHVVPPHPNTSQIPGASTVSTEGEWYDGRMTFSGIADVPGHYGLGVRVPMLVVSPWSMGGWVCSETFDHTSIVRFLESRFGVKSPNISPWRRAVCGDLTSAFDFSANSGAAPALPDTSAFKPADHNRHPSYVPTPPAVNSMPAQEKGTRPSRPLGYALDVAVSVAGGKLSAHWSNAGALGAHVQVRSNLLPAGPYSYTIGAGATLDASWALGAEYDVQMHGPAGWYRRFAGTTAAADIRATVTRDGVSGHAQFRIENAGPAAAALTLTDAYGAGSQALALNPGQAKTVVIPAQGGWYDLKLTAAADPKLVRVLAGRLDDGRALTSDPQLGR; the protein is encoded by the coding sequence ATGTCAGGTCTCAACCGTCGACGTTTTCTTCAACTATCAGGGGCTACCGCGGCGAGTACCGCAATCGCGGAGATGCTCGGCGAGAGCATCGCGCGCGCCGCGACCATCCCGGCCAACCGTGCCACCGGCTCGATCAAAGACGTCGAGCACGTGATCGTCTTCATGCAGGAGAACCGCGCTTTCGACCACTACTTCGGCACGCTCAAGGGCGTACGCGGGTTCGGTGACCCGCATCCGGCTATCCTCCCGAGCGGGAAGGACGCGTTCGCGCAGAACAACGGAATGCGGGACATCCTCCCCTACCACCCGACCGCGCCGAATCTCGGCATGCAGTTCATGGAGGACCTCGACCACTCGTGGAAGCTCACCCACGAGGCCTTCAACGTGGGCAAGTACGACAAGTGGCTCCCCGCCAAGTCCGAGGCCACGATGGCGTTCTACGAGCGCGGCGATGTCCCGTTCCACTTCGCCCTCGCGGACGCGTTCACGATCTGCGACCAGTACCACTGCTCGCTGCTCGGCCCCACGGACCCCAACCGCTACTACATGTTCACGGGCTGGGACGGCAACGACTACGAGGCCGGCGGCCCCGATCTCTGGAACGCCGAGGTCGGCTACTCGTGGAGCTCGTACCCCGAGGAGCTTGAGAAGGCCGGCGTGAGCTGGAAGGTGTACCAGGACGTCGGCGACGGCCTCACGGCTGCGGGCTCCTGGGGTTGGACGGGCGACGCGCACATCGGCAACTACGGCGACAACTCGCTCCTATACCTCACGCAGTACCAGAACTCGAAGCCCGGCAGCCCGCTCTACGAGAAGGCGCTGACCGGCACGAACGCGAAGGCCGGCGACGACCTGTTCCGGATCTTCCGCGAGGACGTCGCGAGCGGGAAGCTCCCCCAGGTCTCCTACGTCGTGGCCCCCGAGGCATACACCGAGCACTCAAACTGGCCGCCGAACTTCGGAGCCTGGTACACGGCGAACATCCTCAACATCCTCACGTCCAACCCGGACGTCTGGAGCAAGACGGCCGTGTTCTTCATGTACGACGAGAACGACGGCTTCTTCGACCACGTCGTCCCGCCGCACCCCAACACCTCGCAGATCCCGGGCGCATCCACGGTCTCTACCGAGGGCGAGTGGTACGACGGCCGGATGACGTTCTCCGGCATCGCCGACGTCCCGGGCCACTACGGTCTCGGCGTACGCGTGCCGATGCTCGTCGTCTCGCCCTGGAGCATGGGCGGGTGGGTCTGCTCGGAGACGTTCGACCACACCTCGATCGTGCGGTTCCTCGAGTCACGCTTCGGCGTGAAGTCCCCTAACATTTCGCCGTGGCGCCGCGCGGTGTGTGGCGACCTCACGAGCGCGTTCGATTTCTCGGCGAACAGCGGCGCGGCCCCGGCCCTGCCCGACACCTCTGCATTCAAGCCCGCCGACCACAATCGGCACCCGAGCTATGTGCCGACCCCTCCCGCAGTCAACTCGATGCCGGCCCAGGAGAAGGGCACGCGCCCGTCGCGCCCGCTCGGGTACGCACTCGACGTCGCGGTCTCGGTGGCCGGTGGCAAGCTCTCCGCCCACTGGTCGAACGCCGGGGCGCTCGGCGCACACGTGCAGGTCCGCTCGAATCTCCTTCCCGCAGGCCCGTACTCGTACACGATCGGAGCGGGCGCGACCCTCGACGCGTCGTGGGCGCTTGGCGCCGAGTACGACGTGCAGATGCACGGCCCGGCGGGCTGGTACCGCCGCTTCGCGGGCACGACGGCGGCCGCGGACATCCGGGCGACCGTCACCCGCGACGGCGTGTCCGGACACGCTCAGTTCCGGATCGAGAACGCTGGCCCGGCCGCGGCCGCCCTCACGCTCACGGACGCATACGGCGCCGGGTCGCAGGCCCTCGCGCTCAACCCGGGCCAGGCCAAGACCGTGGTGATCCCGGCGCAAGGCGGCTGGTACGACCTCAAGCTCACCGCCGCGGCGGATCCGAAGCTCGTGCGGGTCCTCGCAGGGCGCCTCGACGACGGCCGGGCGCTCACGTCCGACCCCCAGCTCGGCCGATGA
- a CDS encoding phospholipase D family protein — MDSEAGTWFLSRAERGNLATDVHSGGAGSPAWSEGNLVRPLIHGASYFARLHEELTALQPGDRVWFTDWRGDADERLLADGPTIGDLLAGLARAGVEVRGLVWRSHGERVSAPMSGRSNELLSRKINDAGGEVLLDQRVRLFGSHHQKMFVIRRRDDPSRDVAFIGGLDLSHSRRDDADHAGDPQAVTVDPRYGKRPPWHDAALELRGPVVADVLAVFAERWNDPHPLDRRTPYRMLLQRLARMPRHPEPLPAAAPPPPAAGPHAVQLLRTYGVKRPPFPFAPEGERSVARGYAKAFARARSLIYIEDQYLWSTEVAAGIAEALGRNPDLNVIAVVPRYPDSDGPLAGPPSRIGQLRALSMLRQVASDRVGVFDLENSSGTPIYVHAKICIIDDVWFTCGSDNFNRRSWTTDSELTCAVFDTTADNGEPPGTDGHDASRPLARRLRLQLWAEHLGMDQNDPRLHDPAAGLKLWNTAADVLDYWHETGSSSPRPTGNVRHHTPEPVSALQRLWADPLSRFVVDPDGRPRRLRGTTRF, encoded by the coding sequence GTGGACAGTGAAGCTGGCACGTGGTTCCTGAGTCGCGCTGAGCGCGGGAATCTGGCCACAGACGTGCACTCAGGCGGTGCCGGGTCTCCGGCGTGGTCGGAGGGCAACCTCGTGCGTCCCCTGATTCATGGCGCGAGCTACTTTGCCCGACTGCATGAGGAACTGACTGCTCTGCAGCCGGGAGACCGTGTGTGGTTCACCGACTGGCGTGGCGACGCCGACGAGCGGCTGCTGGCCGACGGACCCACGATCGGAGACTTGCTCGCGGGGTTGGCCCGCGCGGGGGTGGAAGTGCGGGGCCTTGTCTGGAGATCCCACGGAGAGCGGGTATCGGCCCCGATGAGCGGCCGATCCAACGAGCTTCTCAGTCGCAAGATCAACGACGCCGGCGGGGAAGTGTTGCTGGATCAGCGTGTCCGCCTGTTCGGCTCCCATCACCAGAAAATGTTCGTCATCCGCCGTCGTGACGATCCATCGCGGGACGTCGCGTTCATTGGCGGGCTCGACCTTTCCCACAGTCGACGGGACGACGCCGATCATGCGGGAGACCCGCAAGCGGTGACCGTGGATCCCCGGTACGGGAAACGTCCCCCATGGCACGATGCCGCGCTCGAGCTGCGTGGCCCCGTGGTCGCGGATGTCCTGGCAGTGTTCGCTGAACGGTGGAACGACCCCCACCCACTGGACCGACGGACCCCGTACCGGATGCTGCTGCAACGCCTGGCCCGTATGCCCCGGCACCCCGAACCGCTCCCGGCCGCTGCACCGCCGCCGCCCGCGGCCGGCCCCCATGCCGTGCAGCTGCTGCGCACCTACGGTGTGAAACGTCCCCCGTTCCCGTTCGCGCCCGAAGGGGAACGCAGCGTTGCCCGCGGATATGCGAAAGCCTTCGCCCGCGCCCGCTCGCTGATCTACATCGAGGACCAGTACCTTTGGTCGACCGAGGTCGCAGCCGGAATCGCAGAGGCCCTCGGACGGAACCCCGACTTGAACGTGATCGCCGTCGTGCCCCGCTACCCCGACTCCGACGGCCCCCTAGCAGGACCGCCTAGCCGGATCGGGCAACTTCGCGCCCTCAGCATGTTGCGCCAAGTCGCATCCGACAGGGTCGGCGTGTTCGACCTGGAGAACAGCTCCGGAACTCCGATCTACGTCCACGCCAAGATCTGCATCATCGACGACGTCTGGTTCACCTGCGGCTCAGACAATTTCAACCGCCGGTCCTGGACCACCGACAGCGAGCTCACCTGCGCCGTATTCGACACCACTGCCGACAACGGGGAGCCGCCCGGCACTGACGGTCACGATGCTTCCCGGCCGCTCGCCCGCCGGCTCCGGCTCCAACTCTGGGCAGAACACCTGGGCATGGACCAGAACGATCCCCGACTTCATGACCCGGCGGCTGGGCTCAAGCTTTGGAACACCGCCGCCGACGTTCTCGACTACTGGCATGAAACCGGGAGTAGCTCACCCCGCCCCACCGGAAACGTGCGGCATCACACCCCCGAACCCGTTTCGGCCCTCCAGCGTCTCTGGGCGGATCCGCTCAGCCGCTTCGTCGTGGACCCGGACGGCCGTCCCCGCAGGCTGCGCGGCACCACCCGTTTCTAG
- a CDS encoding alkaline phosphatase family protein, whose protein sequence is MVAIAATIALTGAAVVGAVAPATAQVTSGSVAQASGQGANGPDHVFVIMMENHGYDQIIGNTADAPYINTLAQRYNTAANYHGVTHPSLPNYLSAISGSFQGIWDDCKAGANVTCAPEEFVPGSSDTGVTGQLTPEQAASASATPHMFSGQTIVDQLENKGLSWKAYMENLPSAGSQVEYAPTIGSTTVKLYAQKHNPFMYFSDINYPGSPRLQNIVPLENNLKTDLASGNVPNFVWISPNQCHDMHGISPSGAALIGLPQCGYPDSGLDHGAIQLGDAYVKQTVQQIMDSPTWKTSKSSIVLAWDENDYSGSTGGPGSPVGQNGAVLGGGHAPMIVINSAEGPHKTTNQLSDHYTLLSTVQHLWHLGCLANTCSPTTSGTFEELFRP, encoded by the coding sequence ATGGTTGCCATTGCAGCCACCATCGCGCTCACAGGCGCCGCAGTCGTCGGCGCGGTTGCCCCCGCCACGGCGCAGGTCACGTCCGGCTCCGTCGCCCAAGCGAGCGGGCAAGGGGCCAACGGTCCTGACCACGTCTTCGTCATCATGATGGAGAACCACGGCTACGACCAGATCATCGGCAACACCGCCGACGCGCCCTACATCAACACGCTCGCGCAGCGCTACAACACCGCGGCGAACTACCACGGCGTCACCCACCCGAGCCTCCCGAACTACCTTTCAGCGATCTCGGGCAGCTTCCAAGGAATCTGGGACGACTGCAAAGCGGGCGCGAATGTCACGTGCGCCCCCGAAGAGTTCGTACCCGGTTCCAGCGACACAGGAGTCACCGGGCAGCTCACGCCAGAACAGGCGGCCAGCGCCTCCGCGACTCCGCATATGTTCTCCGGCCAGACCATCGTCGACCAGCTCGAGAACAAGGGACTGAGCTGGAAGGCATACATGGAGAACCTCCCGAGCGCCGGCTCCCAGGTCGAATACGCACCCACAATCGGCTCCACCACGGTCAAGCTGTACGCCCAGAAGCACAACCCGTTCATGTACTTCTCGGACATCAACTACCCGGGCAGCCCGCGCCTGCAGAACATCGTGCCGCTCGAGAACAACCTCAAGACCGATCTCGCGAGCGGCAACGTGCCCAACTTCGTCTGGATCAGTCCCAACCAGTGCCACGACATGCACGGGATCTCACCCTCCGGAGCAGCCCTCATTGGACTGCCCCAGTGCGGTTACCCTGACTCCGGCCTCGACCACGGCGCGATCCAGCTCGGCGACGCCTACGTCAAGCAGACCGTCCAGCAGATCATGGATTCCCCAACGTGGAAGACGAGCAAGTCCAGCATCGTCCTGGCCTGGGACGAGAACGACTACTCGGGTTCAACGGGCGGCCCGGGCAGCCCGGTCGGACAGAACGGCGCGGTCCTGGGCGGCGGCCACGCACCAATGATCGTGATCAACTCGGCCGAAGGCCCGCACAAGACCACGAACCAGCTCTCCGACCACTACACCTTGCTCTCCACGGTCCAGCACCTGTGGCACCTGGGCTGCCTGGCGAACACCTGCTCACCCACCACTTCGGGCACCTTCGAGGAACTCTTCCGCCCCTGA
- a CDS encoding protein kinase domain-containing protein, protein MASIEYIPARLRSAFREQARGIVMHDIERMWQDEGFAPGSGQSFSGVRMSLWSDYEASVRWSDWEHVSRVLRVYEGAIAMATPDDRERLAGLLIREGFRVGKAGRIEYVGAGNRITEVTRTRILEYLEKTSGGRNWAGRFDPPEFLRRLYDLAAMPSEDPRFENAELDVWQHCVNNDDWDFDWVFNDSRFELSSDGMLLRFLAEMLHPAVRTNPEEVAALVGGLNEALRPDGYELYEKSTVSGRPLYAWRNLQSTIARLEKSGRDYALKSIGEGSYAHVYKYKDDEYGMHVAVKRARRTLNATELARFRAEFDVLASLSSPYVLTVYRYNESDNSYAMEYCDYALGKYIEENNNKDNFGFAKRKRIALQFLYGISYLAVKEVLHRDLSFTNVLVKTYDAGVVQVKLSDFGLHKTQKSLLTRTGTEMKGTILDPTLDSFKDYSLANEIYAVGHVLSFIFTGRKAPHVRGENLGRVVRRCTDLNLEARYKILNEIINEVMGLTEV, encoded by the coding sequence ATGGCTTCTATCGAATACATTCCTGCACGGCTGCGAAGCGCTTTTCGTGAGCAGGCGCGGGGGATTGTCATGCATGACATCGAGAGGATGTGGCAGGACGAGGGATTCGCTCCCGGGTCGGGTCAGTCCTTCAGCGGCGTGCGAATGTCTCTTTGGTCTGATTATGAAGCTTCGGTGCGATGGTCAGATTGGGAGCACGTTTCAAGAGTGCTCAGGGTCTATGAGGGGGCTATTGCCATGGCCACGCCTGACGACCGCGAAAGGCTTGCTGGATTGTTGATCCGCGAGGGATTTCGGGTGGGTAAAGCTGGCCGGATTGAATACGTCGGAGCGGGTAACAGGATCACCGAGGTGACTCGGACTCGAATTTTGGAGTATTTAGAGAAGACGTCTGGAGGCCGAAACTGGGCCGGGCGATTTGATCCACCCGAGTTTTTGAGGAGACTCTACGATCTCGCGGCGATGCCGAGTGAAGACCCACGATTCGAGAATGCCGAGCTGGATGTTTGGCAGCATTGCGTCAACAATGACGACTGGGACTTCGACTGGGTGTTCAACGATTCTAGGTTCGAGTTGTCCTCTGATGGCATGCTGTTGAGGTTCCTTGCAGAAATGCTGCATCCAGCAGTCCGTACCAACCCAGAAGAAGTTGCTGCTCTTGTTGGCGGTCTCAACGAGGCACTGAGGCCGGATGGATACGAGCTTTACGAGAAGTCCACTGTCAGCGGCCGTCCGCTCTATGCATGGCGAAACCTTCAAAGCACCATAGCCCGGCTAGAAAAATCTGGACGTGACTACGCTCTCAAGTCCATTGGTGAGGGATCCTACGCGCACGTGTACAAGTACAAGGACGATGAGTACGGCATGCATGTAGCCGTGAAAAGGGCTCGCCGGACACTGAACGCAACAGAGCTGGCCAGGTTTAGGGCTGAGTTCGACGTCCTCGCCAGCCTCAGTTCCCCGTACGTGCTGACTGTGTACCGATACAACGAGTCTGACAACAGCTACGCCATGGAGTACTGCGACTACGCACTGGGCAAGTACATCGAGGAAAACAATAACAAGGACAACTTTGGCTTTGCGAAACGTAAACGCATCGCCCTGCAGTTCCTTTATGGAATCAGTTACCTTGCCGTCAAAGAAGTCCTGCATCGAGATTTGAGCTTTACGAACGTTCTGGTCAAGACGTACGACGCGGGCGTTGTTCAAGTGAAACTGTCTGATTTTGGGCTACACAAGACCCAAAAGTCGCTGTTGACCCGGACAGGCACTGAAATGAAAGGGACAATCCTTGATCCCACACTGGACAGCTTTAAGGATTATTCACTAGCTAACGAAATCTACGCTGTCGGGCATGTCCTTTCTTTTATCTTCACAGGACGCAAGGCGCCCCACGTTCGGGGAGAAAACCTCGGCCGTGTCGTTCGACGTTGCACAGACCTGAACTTGGAAGCTCGATACAAGATTTTGAACGAGATCATCAATGAGGTGATGGGCCTTACGGAAGTTTGA
- a CDS encoding GNAT family N-acetyltransferase, protein MVVAPEFRRRGVGSALTLARLEWIWSRASIAHYFANEHNTASIKMHEALGFQLVARFPEIRGVTADDGRSELILFEASR, encoded by the coding sequence GTGGTGGTCGCTCCTGAGTTCCGACGACGAGGGGTCGGTTCTGCCCTCACCCTGGCGAGGTTGGAATGGATCTGGTCCCGGGCGTCGATCGCTCACTACTTCGCAAACGAACACAACACGGCATCCATCAAAATGCACGAGGCTCTCGGCTTCCAGCTTGTCGCCCGATTCCCGGAGATTCGCGGAGTGACCGCGGACGACGGTCGGTCTGAGCTCATTCTCTTCGAGGCGTCCCGGTAA